The following proteins are co-located in the Polystyrenella longa genome:
- a CDS encoding polymorphic toxin-type HINT domain-containing protein, producing MKARFDAVDSLFSDYDSTDDEEEALYDTSNHSSLHIEDYAEDALNPAHESQSREKLSVTAVRKPDSRKRWSLATLWLILWGLIGGFFCWPNAGPDTVPELQASVASTESHDSHATINMGDAKVGMKTVGTNPLREEYDTSLPEVDPKTWQLMTLKAPKKDGSWSDIQMLRPVEWIEEQSARVGHSIYISVPECGIDGDAEILDISFCPPIAPGDGEVITATYKHQNASIIDVKIASEPVALGSTPNHPFWSEDRQQFVRADELNLNERVRTLAGVSIVEQIRLRPGRHIVYNIEVKGEHVYHVGTGGVLVHNGDHCTRLNVGVSGHHVPAIRKSIGRPFEVSRSDKTRPTFFSRGDDPGYDHWRLHNAEREFIGPRQGEFNGTDDELLEAYRQAYRGLDDIRLDVRSPNGEHVLGLDVSPAEGVELIANWLFGQGLN from the coding sequence ATGAAAGCCAGGTTCGATGCCGTAGACAGCTTGTTTAGCGATTACGATTCTACAGACGATGAAGAGGAAGCTTTGTACGACACTTCAAATCATTCCTCTTTACATATAGAAGATTACGCTGAGGACGCTCTTAATCCAGCTCATGAAAGCCAATCGAGAGAAAAACTCTCTGTTACTGCTGTCAGAAAACCCGACTCCCGTAAACGCTGGTCACTGGCAACCCTGTGGTTAATTCTCTGGGGGTTGATTGGGGGATTCTTCTGTTGGCCGAACGCGGGGCCAGATACGGTACCGGAACTACAAGCGTCCGTCGCTTCCACCGAGTCGCACGACTCCCACGCTACAATCAATATGGGCGATGCCAAAGTTGGCATGAAGACGGTTGGCACCAACCCGCTCCGGGAGGAATACGACACCAGCCTTCCCGAAGTGGATCCGAAGACCTGGCAGTTAATGACGCTCAAGGCGCCGAAGAAAGATGGCTCCTGGTCCGACATCCAGATGCTTCGCCCGGTCGAATGGATAGAGGAGCAGTCGGCCCGCGTCGGTCACTCGATCTACATTTCCGTCCCGGAGTGCGGGATCGATGGTGATGCCGAGATCCTCGACATCAGTTTCTGCCCACCGATTGCTCCCGGTGACGGCGAAGTGATCACGGCGACGTACAAGCACCAGAACGCTTCGATCATCGATGTGAAAATTGCTTCCGAACCAGTCGCTCTCGGTTCCACCCCGAATCACCCCTTCTGGTCCGAAGACCGACAGCAGTTCGTTCGGGCAGATGAACTGAACCTCAACGAGAGGGTTCGGACGTTAGCTGGCGTCTCGATCGTCGAACAAATCCGCCTACGCCCCGGTCGGCATATTGTTTACAACATAGAAGTTAAGGGAGAACATGTTTACCATGTGGGCACCGGCGGGGTATTGGTGCATAATGGGGATCATTGTACTCGACTCAACGTGGGAGTGTCTGGCCATCATGTTCCTGCTATACGTAAATCTATCGGGAGACCATTTGAGGTTTCGAGAAGCGATAAGACTCGCCCGACATTTTTCTCCAGAGGTGACGATCCAGGATATGATCATTGGCGGTTACATAACGCTGAGCGAGAATTTATTGGTCCTCGTCAAGGAGAATTCAATGGCACTGATGACGAATTACTCGAAGCATATCGGCAAGCATACAGAGGACTTGATGACATTCGGCTCGATGTCCGGTCTCCCAATGGCGAGCATGTGTTAGGTTTAGACGTAAGTCCTGCTGAGGGTGTCGAATTGATAGCAAACTGGTTGTTTGGACAAGGGTTAAACTAG